One Bacteroidota bacterium genomic window carries:
- a CDS encoding NTP transferase domain-containing protein produces the protein MKNNYCVIMAGGIGSRFWPMSRTNHPKQFIDILGTGETLLQQTYRRFLKLCPKENIFIVTNEIYKDLVHQQIKDISDDRVLLEPARRNTAPCIAYACFKIAKINSEANIVVAPSDHLILKEHTFVKAIQSCFKKAASEDCLVTLGIKPTRPDTGYGYIQFKQSEAKESDARMKKVKTFTEKPDLEMAKFFRQSGDFLWNAGIFIWTAKSVLLAFEKHMIEMYTLFNDGISKLNTPEEAEFIKQTYPLCKNISIDYGIMEKADNVYVRSSAIGWSDLGTWGSLYQHMDKEEKGNAIVGKNVLMYNSKNCIVHVPKNKLVVLEGLADYIVVESDDVLLVCKKSEEQQIRQFVNDVKSIKGDKFV, from the coding sequence ATGAAAAATAATTATTGTGTGATAATGGCCGGCGGAATTGGTAGTCGTTTTTGGCCCATGAGTCGTACCAACCATCCTAAACAATTTATTGATATTTTGGGAACTGGCGAAACCTTGTTACAACAAACCTATCGTCGCTTTTTAAAACTTTGTCCAAAGGAGAATATTTTTATCGTAACTAACGAAATTTATAAGGACCTAGTACACCAGCAAATTAAAGATATTTCCGATGACAGAGTATTGTTGGAACCAGCGAGAAGAAATACAGCACCGTGCATTGCCTACGCCTGCTTTAAAATAGCTAAAATAAATTCGGAAGCAAACATTGTAGTTGCTCCTAGTGATCACCTAATTTTAAAGGAACACACATTCGTAAAAGCAATTCAATCGTGCTTTAAAAAGGCGGCAAGCGAAGATTGTTTGGTAACGCTAGGTATTAAGCCAACCCGACCTGATACAGGATACGGCTATATACAATTTAAGCAAAGTGAAGCGAAAGAATCCGATGCACGTATGAAAAAGGTAAAGACCTTTACTGAGAAACCGGATCTAGAGATGGCAAAATTTTTTCGTCAAAGTGGCGATTTTCTTTGGAATGCAGGTATTTTTATTTGGACAGCAAAAAGTGTATTGCTCGCTTTTGAAAAGCACATGATTGAAATGTATACGCTGTTTAATGACGGAATCTCAAAGTTAAATACTCCCGAAGAGGCCGAATTTATAAAGCAAACTTACCCTTTGTGTAAAAACATTTCTATTGATTATGGAATCATGGAGAAAGCTGACAATGTGTATGTACGCTCGTCTGCAATTGGATGGAGCGATTTAGGTACATGGGGATCGCTGTATCAGCACATGGACAAGGAAGAAAAAGGAAATGCCATTGTTGGGAAAAATGTATTAATGTATAATTCTAAAAATTGTATTGTGCATGTACCTAAGAACAAATTGGTTGTACTTGAAGGCCTCGCTGATTATATTGTTGTTGAGTCGGATGATGTTTTATTGGTATGTAAAAAATCGGAAGAACAGCAAATTCGACAGTTTGTAAATGATGTGAAAAGTATAAAGGGAGATAAATTCGTATAA
- a CDS encoding aminotransferase class I/II-fold pyridoxal phosphate-dependent enzyme, whose product MAENLIGSEIIKLAGEINEKIKSGEKIYNLTIGDFNPAYFPIPDGLKSAIVEAYTNNETNYPPADGIPALRQTVASFLQTNCGLEYAPSEILIAGGARPLIYSLFCALIDAGDTILFPVPSWNNNHYTHLSSAQQLLVETKAENNFMPTAAELKPHISKANLLALCSPLNPTGTTFSKEGLTEICELILAENRRRGDNEKPLYLMYDQIYWTLTFGDTVHYNPVSLCPEMRDYTIFVDGLSKSFAATGIRVGWGFGPQQIIDKMKSILGHVGAWAPRAEQIASAKFMNNSNEVESYLNHIKAEIFNRLRAIHAGIQELKRQGAPIDSIAPQAALYLTVQFDLKGKRRQNGEQIKNTVDITRFLLEEAKIGIVPFSAFGASAESTWYRISVGTCTLKDTEGIISNLNNALSSLQ is encoded by the coding sequence ATGGCCGAAAACTTAATTGGCTCTGAAATCATTAAGTTGGCCGGTGAAATCAATGAGAAAATTAAAAGTGGTGAAAAAATTTACAACCTAACAATTGGCGATTTTAATCCTGCTTATTTCCCAATACCCGATGGATTAAAAAGTGCCATTGTTGAAGCATATACGAATAACGAAACCAACTATCCACCTGCCGATGGTATTCCTGCATTAAGGCAAACAGTTGCTTCTTTTTTACAAACAAATTGCGGCTTGGAGTATGCGCCATCTGAAATACTTATTGCCGGTGGAGCACGACCTTTAATTTACTCATTATTTTGTGCATTAATAGATGCAGGCGATACTATTTTATTTCCTGTGCCTTCTTGGAATAATAATCACTACACGCATCTTTCATCAGCACAACAACTGTTGGTAGAAACAAAGGCTGAAAATAATTTTATGCCAACTGCTGCCGAGTTAAAACCACATATTTCAAAAGCTAATTTACTTGCACTTTGTTCGCCATTAAATCCAACAGGTACCACATTTTCAAAAGAAGGACTCACCGAAATTTGCGAATTAATTTTAGCCGAAAACCGCAGAAGAGGCGACAATGAAAAGCCACTTTATTTGATGTATGACCAAATTTATTGGACACTTACTTTTGGCGATACTGTGCATTACAACCCGGTTTCACTTTGTCCCGAAATGCGCGATTACACAATTTTTGTGGATGGCTTATCGAAATCGTTTGCTGCAACAGGTATTCGTGTAGGTTGGGGTTTTGGACCACAGCAAATTATTGATAAAATGAAGTCAATTCTTGGGCATGTTGGAGCTTGGGCACCGCGTGCAGAGCAAATAGCTTCTGCAAAATTTATGAATAACTCAAACGAAGTTGAAAGTTATTTGAATCACATTAAAGCAGAAATTTTTAACCGATTGAGAGCTATTCATGCCGGTATTCAAGAATTAAAAAGGCAAGGTGCTCCTATTGATTCCATTGCTCCGCAAGCTGCATTGTATTTAACAGTGCAATTCGATTTAAAAGGAAAGCGTAGACAAAATGGCGAACAAATTAAAAACACTGTTGACATAACCCGGTTTTTATTAGAAGAAGCAAAAATTGGAATCGTTCCTTTTTCTGCCTTTGGAGCTTCGGCTGAATCTACTTGGTACCGTATTTCTGTAGGAACATGTACACTGAAAGATACAGAAGGAATTATCTCAAATTTAAACAACGCATTGTCTTCCCTACAGTAA
- a CDS encoding SprT-like domain-containing protein, whose amino-acid sequence MTDPKSKYKEILLNYLPEPAVDTMADWILHFNFNLKITENRASKLGDYRPPINNSRHSITINHNLNKYAFLITLVHEIAHLTTFEKYQRSLHKRVLPHGEEWKQEYKNLMRYYLNEQIFPEDVMKALIQYMHNPAASSCADENLLRVLRRHDIRRKSWVHIEELAIGTTFRYGKNRFFVKGERGRKRFKCVELGSKRVYLFSPLAEVVPVNQTSPVNTEKK is encoded by the coding sequence TTGACAGATCCCAAAAGCAAATACAAAGAAATTCTACTAAATTATCTCCCCGAACCTGCTGTTGATACAATGGCAGATTGGATATTGCACTTCAATTTTAACCTTAAAATTACTGAAAACCGCGCTTCAAAGCTGGGCGATTACCGGCCACCAATTAATAATAGCAGGCATTCTATTACCATTAATCACAACCTAAATAAATATGCTTTTCTAATCACCTTGGTGCATGAAATAGCACATCTTACCACCTTTGAAAAATATCAACGCAGCTTGCATAAGCGTGTTTTACCGCATGGAGAAGAATGGAAGCAAGAGTATAAAAACCTGATGCGCTATTACTTGAATGAACAAATTTTTCCGGAGGATGTTATGAAAGCATTAATACAATACATGCACAATCCGGCTGCTTCAAGTTGTGCTGACGAAAATTTATTACGGGTATTACGAAGACACGATATTCGTCGCAAATCCTGGGTACATATTGAAGAATTGGCCATTGGGACTACTTTTAGATACGGTAAGAATCGCTTTTTTGTAAAAGGTGAAAGAGGCCGTAAAAGATTCAAGTGCGTTGAACTGGGCTCTAAACGTGTGTATTTATTTAGCCCACTCGCTGAAGTCGTGCCAGTTAACCAAACTTCACCAGTCAATACTGAAAAGAAATAA